A region from the Ursus arctos isolate Adak ecotype North America unplaced genomic scaffold, UrsArc2.0 scaffold_6, whole genome shotgun sequence genome encodes:
- the LOC125283054 gene encoding olfactory receptor 4K13-like, translated as MNDLPNNRSSVSEFILLGLSNSQEIQIFFFAIFLLVYVAIIVGNLLIVISVIVDNHLHYPMYFFLANLSFFDLCLSSAATPKVIADFLRKCKTISLWGCMAQMFFMHFFGGGEMSLLIAMAMDRYVAICKRLHYKTIMNRRVLIVFLLLSWAVGFTHTTSQMVFTAGLPFCGPNVVDSIFCDLPLVIKLACMDTYILELLVIANSGLLSLVCFILLLMSYVIMLVTIWQHSSSASSKAVSTLSAHITVVTLFFGPTIFIYAFPFNSYSVDKFLSVFYSIITPLLNPIIYTLRNQEMKAAIKRLSSQHLGSWLTY; from the coding sequence ATGAATGATCTCCCGAACAACAGATCAAGTGTTTCTGAGTTCATCTTGCTGGGACTTTCCAATTCTCAAGAAATTCAGATATTCTTTTTTGCAATCTTCCTTCTTGTCTATGTAGCCATCATAGTAGGAAACCTCCTCATTGTGATCTCTGTGATAGTCGATAACCATCTTCACTACCCCATGTATTTCTTTCTggcaaatttatcattttttgacTTATGTCTTTCTTCTGCCGCAACTCCCAAAGTGATTGCAGACTTCCTTAGAAAATGCAAGACCATCTCCTTGTGGGGCTGCATGGCCCAGATGTTTTTTATGCACTTCTTTGGGGGTGGAGAGATGTCTCTTCTAATAGCTATGGCCATGGATAGGTATGTTGCAATATGCAAACGCTTGCACTATAAGACCATCATGAATCGCAGGGTGCTCATTGTGTTTCTACTGCTCTCATGGGCAGTTGGGTTCACACATACCACAAGCCAGATGGTTTTCACTGCAGGTTTACCCTTCTGTGGTCCTAATGTTGTGGACAGCATTTTCTGTGACCTTCCCCTGGTCATCAAGCTTGCCTGCATGGACACCTATATCCTAGAACTGTTGGTGATTGCCAACAGTGGACTCCTGTCCCTGGTCTGCTTCATTCTCTTGCTCATGTCCTACGTTATCATGTTGGTCACCATCTGGCAGCACTCCTCCAGTGCATCCTCCAAGGCAGTGTCCACACTATCTGCTCACATCACTGTGGTCACTCTCTTCTTTGGTCCCACTATCTTTATCTATGCTTTCCCATTCAATAGTTACTCTGTAGATaagtttctttctgtgttttactCTATAATCACCCCCCTCCTTAATCCAATTATTTATACTCTGAGGAATCAGGAAATGAAAGCAGCCATTAAGAGACTCAGCAGCCAGCATCTTGGTTCTTGGCTCACTTACTAA
- the LOC125283059 gene encoding olfactory receptor 4K13-like: MDIMNRSTSEFVLLGLTNTQELEIFFFFIFLLAYAVTVAGNLLIVVTVTFDSLLYSTPMYFLLGNLSLLDMSISTIATPKMVTDFLRENKTISLWGCMAQMFFLHLLGGSEMTLLIVIAVDWYIAICKPLHYTSIMNRRVLVGSVLLSWAVSFVHPMSQMVFTITLPFCGPNRVDNIFCDLPLVLKLACMETYVLELLVTADSGLLSFICFILLLISYTVILVSVRCRSSGGLSKALSTLSAHISVVTLFFGPCIFIYAWPFSSFSVDKFLSVFYSLSHPY, from the coding sequence ATGGATATAATGAATAGGTCAACATCTGAGTTTGTATTGTTAGGTCTCACCAACACTCAGGaacttgagattttcttttttttcatatttttgttggcCTATGCAGTGACTGTGGCAGGAAACCTTCTCATCGTGGTCACCGTAACCTTTGACTCACTTCTGTACTCCACGCCAATGTACTTCCTCCTTGGAAATCTGTCCCTCCTGGATATGTCGATTTCCACAATAGCAACCCCTAAGATGGTCACAGATTTCCTCAGGGagaataaaactatttctttgtGGGGCTGTATGGCTCAGATGTTCTTCCTCCACCTTTTAGGTGGCAGTGAGATGACTCTTCTCATAGTCATAGCTGTTGATTGGTACATTGCAATATGCAAACCTCTTCATTACACATCCATCATGAATCGCCGGGTCCTCGTGGGCTCTGTGCTGCTATCATGGGCTGTCAGTTTTGTGCATCCCATGAGCCAGATGGTTTTTACTATCACCTTACCTTTCTGTGGCCCCAATAGAGTGGACAATATTTTTTGTGACCTTCCTCTAGTTCTAAAACTTGCCTGCATGGAGACCTATGTTCTGGAGTTACTGGTAACTGCTGACAGTGGTCTGCTGTCTTTCATCTGCTTCATACTCTTGCTCATTTCCTACACTGTCATTCTGGTAAGTGTCCGATGTCGATCCTCTGGTGGACTCTCCAAGGCTCTGTCCACACTGTCTGCTCACATTAGTGTGGTCACCCTGTTCTTTGGACCATGCATCTTCATTTATGCTTGGCCATTCAGTAGCTTTTCAGTGGAtaaatttctttctgtgttttactCATTATCACACCCTTACTGA